CCGCGCCTCAAGGTGGCGAGCCTCTACCGGGTGCGCGTCCTGCCCTCGAGCCTGGTGATCGACCGCAAGGGCACGCTCAGCTTCATTGCCGTGGGCCCGCGCGAGTGGGACAAGCCGGCAGCCCATCAGCTCTTCGAGTCTCTTCTGAAATGAAGGTTCCCACGTAATGGAATCAGTGGGGATTATCGTTGCGTTTTCGGCCGGCCTATTCTCGTTTCTCTCCCCCTGCGTCCTCCCCCTCTTCCCCTCCTATCTCTCGTTCATCACCGGGATGTCGGTGGAGCGCCTGTCGGGCGAGGTGACCGCCGGCACGCGCGGCCGCGTGCTCGTGCACTCCCTGGCCTTCATCGCCGGCTTCACCGCGGTGTTCGTCAGCCTCGGCGTGTCGGTGAGCGCGGCCGGCCAGTTCCTCCTGGACTACCGCGACTGGATCCGCATCGCGGGCGGCATCCTCATCATCGTCTTCGGCCTCTACATCGCGGGCGTGCTGCGGGTGGGATTGTTCGGCCGCACTGCGCAGCTCCAGATCCGGGAGAAGCGCGCGGGCCTGCTCGGCTCGTTCGCCGTCGGCCTCACCTTCGCCATCGGCTGGACGCCCTGTGTAGGACCGATACTCGGCTCCATCCTCACGCTCGCGAGCAATGACAAGACGGTGGCTCAGGGGACAGGCCTGCTCCTCGCGTACTCCGCGGGGCTCGGCATCCCCTTTCTCCTCTTCTCGCTGGCCCTCGGCGCCTTCCTGCGCTTCTTCAAGCGCTACCGCGTCTTCATCCCCGTGGTCGAGCGCGTGGCGGGCGTCCTGCTGATCGTGGTGGGTGTGCTCGTGGTGTCCAACTACTACATCGCCCTCAACGCGTGGGCGCTGACGCTGACCCCCGAGTGGCTACTCAAGCGGCTCTGACATGCGGGTGAGCGTACGGGTACCCGCCACGTCGGCCAACATCGGCCCCGGCTTCGACGTGCTCGGGCTGGCCCTCGGGCTCCACAACGAGGTCACCGCCGAGGAGAGCGACCGCGTCTTGGTCACGGTCGAAGGTGAGGGAGCGGGGGCGCTTCCCACCGGGCCGAGCAACGTGGTGGCGCGCGCCGTGCGCCAGGCCTTCGAGCTGGCCGGCCGTCCTTTCCGTGGCGTGATGCTCCACTGTGTGAACCGCATTCCTCCCAGTCGCGGCCTCGGGTCGAGCGCGGCGGCGTGGGTGGCGGGCCTGGTGGCCGGCGGCGCGCTGGCGGGCAATGCCTTGTCGCGCGAGGCGCTGCTCGATGCCGCCGCCCGCGCCGAGGGCCATCCCGACAACGTTGCGGCCGCCCTCCTGGGCGGACTCACGGTGTCGTGCGCAAGCGGTGATCGGATCACGGCGATCTCGCTCCCCGTGCCGGCGGCGGTGCGGTGGGTGGTGCTGATTCCGGAGGCTCAGGGCTCCACGCGCGAGGCGCGCGCGGTGCTGCCGCCCACGGTGTCGCGCGCCGACGCGGTGTTCAACCTCCAGCGCGTGAGCCTGCTCCTCGCCGCGCTAGGGGGCGGGCGGCTCGACCTCCTGCCCACCGCGCTCGACGACCGGCTCCACCAGCCCGCGCGCTGGCGGCTCTTCCCCTGGCTGCCCGCGGCGGTAGCGGCGGCGCGGTCGGCGGGCGCCCTCGGCTGCGTCC
The window above is part of the Candidatus Methylomirabilota bacterium genome. Proteins encoded here:
- a CDS encoding cytochrome c biogenesis protein CcdA — encoded protein: MESVGIIVAFSAGLFSFLSPCVLPLFPSYLSFITGMSVERLSGEVTAGTRGRVLVHSLAFIAGFTAVFVSLGVSVSAAGQFLLDYRDWIRIAGGILIIVFGLYIAGVLRVGLFGRTAQLQIREKRAGLLGSFAVGLTFAIGWTPCVGPILGSILTLASNDKTVAQGTGLLLAYSAGLGIPFLLFSLALGAFLRFFKRYRVFIPVVERVAGVLLIVVGVLVVSNYYIALNAWALTLTPEWLLKRL
- the thrB gene encoding homoserine kinase gives rise to the protein MRVSVRVPATSANIGPGFDVLGLALGLHNEVTAEESDRVLVTVEGEGAGALPTGPSNVVARAVRQAFELAGRPFRGVMLHCVNRIPPSRGLGSSAAAWVAGLVAGGALAGNALSREALLDAAARAEGHPDNVAAALLGGLTVSCASGDRITAISLPVPAAVRWVVLIPEAQGSTREARAVLPPTVSRADAVFNLQRVSLLLAALGGGRLDLLPTALDDRLHQPARWRLFPWLPAAVAAARSAGALGCVLSGAGPALLAAVEGPGDAVARAMETALRGEGGAGRAVALSVDGTGATCERVA